A window of the Streptomyces sp. NBC_00454 genome harbors these coding sequences:
- a CDS encoding DUF6114 domain-containing protein, with amino-acid sequence MNPQAPVYVRAEDDAWLTAVYYRFHAWSGRRPFWAGVFTLLAGLPIAYFPYADLRLGNVTIAMATTAGSGSLIIGVLLITLGLTLWFQQGVRIFAGVASILLALVSLPVSNLGGFGMGFILALIGGCLALSWVPARPVTDEAGAPEDRGAAQAVDLGKADAMEGGFHAVPGPRETETAYASETTAHADGGRNSAG; translated from the coding sequence ATGAACCCCCAGGCCCCGGTTTACGTGCGCGCCGAAGACGACGCCTGGCTCACCGCGGTGTACTACCGCTTCCATGCCTGGAGCGGCCGTCGCCCCTTCTGGGCGGGAGTGTTCACGCTCCTCGCAGGCCTCCCGATCGCGTACTTCCCGTACGCGGACCTGCGGCTCGGCAACGTCACCATCGCGATGGCGACGACGGCCGGTTCGGGGTCGCTGATCATCGGTGTCCTGCTGATCACGCTGGGCCTGACGCTCTGGTTCCAGCAGGGCGTACGCATCTTCGCCGGAGTCGCCTCGATCCTGCTGGCACTGGTGTCCCTGCCGGTGTCCAACCTCGGCGGTTTCGGCATGGGCTTCATCCTGGCCCTGATCGGCGGCTGTCTCGCACTGTCCTGGGTGCCGGCCCGTCCGGTGACGGACGAGGCTGGCGCACCGGAGGACCGGGGCGCGGCGCAGGCCGTGGACCTGGGCAAGGCGGACGCGATGGAGGGCGGCTTCCATGCCGTACCCGGCCCGCGCGAGACGGAAACGGCATACGCGAGCGAGACGACTGCCCACGCCGATGGCGGGAGGAACAGTGCGGGGTGA